Part of the Olsenella profusa DSM 13989 genome, AGGCATTCACCTCCACCAGCCCCCTTGGAAGTCGCACCAGCCACCTTCCCTGCTCGTCCTGTCCCATGACGATGTCCCCTACGACGGGCACGAGCACCTCGCCATAGGGTCCGCGCACGGACCACAGGTCGTTTGCGGGCGTCTCGAGCACGTCCTCGATGGTGCCCACCACGCCGCGGGCTCCGTCGACAACCTCCCTGCCCATCACGACACGCAGGTCGTCCCGGCCCAGGTCGCCGGGCAGGTCATCCTCACGTGCGAGTAGCGAGCGGCCAACGAGGTGGGAGGCGGCATCCATGTCGGTGACGCCCGAGAGGGAGAGCCTCAGGCGCTCGCCCTGTGCCGCGACGCCCGTGATCACAAGCGTCCGTGGCCCCTTGAGGCGGGGTGGCACGAGCCATACGCGCAGACCCTCATGCAGATAGGGGGAGAGGCTGTGGACAACACCTGCCACGACCTCCCCATCTCTGCCATGCGTCCTGCCAATGCGGGCTATGGTCCAATAACGCGTACGCACAAGCTACCCCCGCACCTCCACCTCGACGGAGGTGCCAACGCGCGATCCGAGCGCCCGCGCCAAGGTCCGTATGGCCTTGATCGTGCGACCACGCCTGCCAATGACACGCCCGGCATCATCCGTGGCGCAGCTGATCTCTATCAGGGAGGAGCCCTCGCCATCCGTGACGTCCAACGAGACGGCCCCCTCGTCCGTCACCAAGCCGCATACGATGTACTCGACAAGGTCGGCCACCTGGTCAGACGGCAGCTCGGAGGATGGGGTCGCGACCCCGGCCATGCCGGATTCGACGCTCTGGTCAGCCACGATGCCTACTCCGCGCTCTCGGCTGCAACGGCCTTCTTGGAGAGCTTCCGCTTCTTCTCGGGTGCGGGGGCGCCACCTCTCGCGATGTCGATGAGGTGAGAGACGGTGGTGGAGGGCTGGGCGCCCCTGCCAATCCACTCGTCGATCTTCTCGACGTCAAGGTCGATGGTCTTAGGGTCGGTCAGAGGGTCATAGCGACCAACGAGCTCGATGTAGCGACCATCACGCGGCATGCGGCCGTCAGCGACGACAACGCGGTAGTACGGACGCTTCCTGGCGCCATGACGGGAGAGACGGATCTTGACTGCCAACGTAGGACTCCTTCTATCGTGCGGCGCGTCTGCTGGATAGGTGGGGCGCCGCAGTACCACACAAGCAGCTCTACATGATACGTCATGCGCGAACAGGCGCAAGACAGAGTTTGCAAGAACCAGAATTACACACGGGGACGTTCCGCCGTCTTTAAGGTACGTCCCAAGGAAAAGCTATCTACGTGACGTATGGTCATATGTAGCCTTGTCACAAAGAGACTTGTGCTATGAATGAGTACCATGGATTTCAAGTTCCTGATAGACCAAAGGAGGGTCCTATGAACATTCTTGTGGTCGAAGACGAGAAGAATCTTGCCGACGCCATCGTGCATATACTGAAGGACGAGGGGTTCAACACCAAGGCGGCCTATGACGGCGAAGAGGGCCTCAAGGAGGCCGAGACGGGCATGTACGACGCCATCGTCCTTGACGTCATGCTCCCCGTGCTCGACGGCATCGAGATGACCAAGCGACTGCGGGCGGAGGGCAACTCCATCCCCATCCTCATGCTGACCGCCCGCACCACCACCAACGACAAGGTGCGCGGCCTCGACGCCGGCGCCGACGACTACATGACCAAGCCCTTCGAGTCCCCTGAGCTGCTCGCCCGCGTGCGCGCCCTCACCAGGCGCCAGGGCGAGATGGTCATCGACGAGATCACGTTTGCCGACCTCAAGCTCGAGCTCACGGCGCACGACCTCTCCTGTGGCAACAACAGCGTCCACCTCTCCGGCAAGGAGTTCGCCGTCATGGAGATGCTCATGAGCTCCAATGCGCGCGTCGTCTCCAAGCAGGACCTCCTCACGCACGTGTGGGGCACGAGTGGCGATGCCTCCGAGAACTCCGTCGAGGCCTACATCTCCTTCCTGCGCAAGAAGATCGCGCATCTCAAATCCAAGGTGCAGATCACGACGCTGCGCATGCTTGGCTACCGTCTCGAGGACTTCGGCGCAAAATAGCGGCCGGTAGCCAGGCAGCAGAGGGGCACGATGCTCGCATCGCTCAAGAGAAAGCTCGTCATTGCCATGGTGACGCTCGTGGGACTCGTGCTCACGGGCGTCCTGGTTTCTTCGCTCATCACC contains:
- a CDS encoding ribosome maturation factor RimM, producing the protein MRTRYWTIARIGRTHGRDGEVVAGVVHSLSPYLHEGLRVWLVPPRLKGPRTLVITGVAAQGERLRLSLSGVTDMDAASHLVGRSLLAREDDLPGDLGRDDLRVVMGREVVDGARGVVGTIEDVLETPANDLWSVRGPYGEVLVPVVGDIVMGQDEQGRWLVRLPRGLVEVNAS
- a CDS encoding KH domain-containing protein, which produces MAGVATPSSELPSDQVADLVEYIVCGLVTDEGAVSLDVTDGEGSSLIEISCATDDAGRVIGRRGRTIKAIRTLARALGSRVGTSVEVEVRG
- the rpsP gene encoding 30S ribosomal protein S16, encoding MAVKIRLSRHGARKRPYYRVVVADGRMPRDGRYIELVGRYDPLTDPKTIDLDVEKIDEWIGRGAQPSTTVSHLIDIARGGAPAPEKKRKLSKKAVAAESAE
- a CDS encoding response regulator transcription factor codes for the protein MNILVVEDEKNLADAIVHILKDEGFNTKAAYDGEEGLKEAETGMYDAIVLDVMLPVLDGIEMTKRLRAEGNSIPILMLTARTTTNDKVRGLDAGADDYMTKPFESPELLARVRALTRRQGEMVIDEITFADLKLELTAHDLSCGNNSVHLSGKEFAVMEMLMSSNARVVSKQDLLTHVWGTSGDASENSVEAYISFLRKKIAHLKSKVQITTLRMLGYRLEDFGAK